A single window of Vibrio gazogenes DNA harbors:
- the tyrS gene encoding tyrosine--tRNA ligase, producing the protein MTLIQELQTRGLIAQASDLEQIEQQFSQPQTVYCGFDPTAGSLHIGHLVPLIMLKRFQDAGHQALALIGGATGKIGDPSFKAAERSLNTEETVNGWVKDLTTQIEQLLAPHISKPMTIVNNADWMKEINVIDFFRDVGKHFSINTMICRESVKQRLQRPDQGISFTEFSYSLLQSYDFAVLNRNYGCRLQIGGNDQWGNIVSGIDLTRRQNGEQVFGLTLPLITKSDGTKFGKTEGGAVWLDPEKTSPYMFYQFWLSTEDSDVYNLLRYYTFLSCDEIEKIELKDKASDGKPEAQKILAQNMTRFVHGESGLHSAERITQALFTGSVENLSLSEIKQLELDGIPSIESTEQDIVELLVESRLAKSKRIARELIEGNAIRVNSEKITPESSQLDFPLFDQYWLIQRGKKHFCLVKRK; encoded by the coding sequence ATGACATTGATTCAGGAATTACAGACGCGTGGTTTAATTGCTCAAGCCAGTGACTTAGAGCAAATAGAGCAACAATTTAGCCAGCCTCAAACGGTTTACTGTGGTTTCGATCCGACAGCCGGTAGCCTACATATTGGACATTTAGTGCCACTCATTATGCTCAAACGTTTTCAGGATGCCGGGCATCAGGCATTAGCGCTGATTGGTGGCGCGACAGGTAAGATTGGCGACCCTAGCTTCAAAGCAGCAGAGCGCAGTTTGAATACCGAAGAAACGGTAAACGGCTGGGTCAAAGATCTCACCACTCAAATTGAGCAGTTATTAGCACCTCATATCAGCAAGCCAATGACAATCGTCAACAATGCTGATTGGATGAAAGAAATCAACGTCATCGATTTTTTCCGAGATGTCGGTAAGCATTTTTCAATCAACACGATGATCTGTCGGGAGTCTGTGAAGCAACGATTGCAAAGACCTGATCAAGGGATTTCATTTACCGAATTTAGCTACAGTCTACTGCAGTCTTATGACTTTGCTGTGCTTAATCGTAACTATGGTTGCCGCTTACAAATTGGTGGTAATGACCAATGGGGAAATATCGTTAGCGGTATTGATTTAACCCGTCGTCAGAATGGCGAGCAAGTGTTTGGTTTAACCCTACCGTTGATCACGAAATCGGATGGCACCAAATTTGGTAAAACAGAAGGCGGAGCCGTTTGGCTTGATCCGGAAAAAACATCACCGTACATGTTTTACCAGTTTTGGTTGTCTACTGAAGATTCTGATGTATACAACCTGCTGCGTTACTACACATTCTTATCCTGCGATGAGATTGAGAAGATTGAATTGAAGGATAAAGCTAGCGACGGTAAACCCGAGGCGCAAAAAATTCTGGCTCAAAATATGACACGTTTTGTTCATGGTGAATCGGGATTACATAGCGCAGAACGTATTACGCAAGCTTTGTTCACAGGGAGTGTCGAGAATCTAAGTTTAAGTGAAATCAAACAGTTAGAGTTAGATGGAATCCCCAGCATCGAGAGCACTGAGCAAGACATTGTAGAATTGCTGGTCGAGTCACGACTCGCTAAATCAAAACGTATCGCAAGAGAGCTTATCGAGGGCAATGCGATTCGCGTCAATAGTGAAAAGATAACACCAGAAAGTTCACAGCTTGATTTTCCACTGTTTGATCAATATTGGTTAATTCAGCGCGGTAAGAAGCACTTTTGTTTAGTCAAACGCAAATGA
- a CDS encoding helix-turn-helix domain-containing protein, which translates to MAESQFNHLLAESISALKSPSFTPKLMALIASILSYDCAVILGLRKGKHPIYLYDSIENNRELLFDRYLTSAFQDDPFYKMLIIHEQQGIFSLKDVIKRDMDYQTYCNQFYLQTGWKDELSILIEVEATRWVVIYLGCTDADNVFSPFKVETLKSYFAVIQSLCQQHWQQTEFLLAEPVFSPESYSVKRREFIEDGLHSFGNDLLSTREKQIARLVVQGLDTKEIAQQLDITEGTVKNHRKRIYAQLRVTSLSELFQVFLNHIITR; encoded by the coding sequence ATGGCTGAATCTCAATTTAATCATTTACTCGCAGAATCTATTTCTGCTTTGAAATCACCGAGTTTTACACCGAAGTTAATGGCTCTTATCGCTTCGATATTGAGCTATGACTGCGCAGTGATTCTCGGCCTACGTAAAGGCAAACATCCTATTTATCTTTACGATTCCATTGAAAATAACCGAGAATTGCTTTTTGACCGTTACCTCACCTCCGCATTTCAAGATGATCCATTCTACAAAATGCTCATTATTCATGAGCAGCAGGGCATTTTCTCATTAAAAGACGTCATCAAACGAGATATGGATTACCAGACATACTGTAATCAATTCTACCTGCAAACTGGCTGGAAAGATGAATTAAGTATTCTCATTGAAGTTGAAGCAACGCGCTGGGTCGTTATCTATTTGGGGTGCACTGATGCCGACAATGTATTTTCGCCATTCAAGGTTGAAACGTTAAAGTCATACTTTGCAGTCATTCAATCATTATGTCAGCAACATTGGCAACAAACGGAATTCCTTCTTGCAGAACCAGTTTTTTCTCCTGAATCCTACTCAGTAAAAAGACGTGAGTTCATCGAGGATGGCCTGCATTCTTTTGGCAACGACTTGCTTTCAACCCGAGAGAAACAAATCGCCCGCTTAGTCGTGCAAGGGCTTGATACGAAAGAAATCGCACAACAGTTGGATATTACGGAAGGCACGGTAAAAAATCACCGAAAGCGTATCTATGCTCAATTACGGGTGACATCCCTCAGTGAACTTTTCCAAGTTTTCCTCAACCATATTATTACCCGATAA
- a CDS encoding GNAT family N-acetyltransferase: MIKIRNYKESDAQALWKIFYHTIHNVNIRDYSQAQVSAWAPDRFDFAIWQRKMDSILPVIAEIDGEIVGYTDIQSSGLIDHFFCHHEHQGKGIGRCLMEHIIAVGKAKGITRFYSEVSITARPFYEKLGFTVVKEQTVEMRGEKLQNFVMEKFS, translated from the coding sequence ATGATCAAAATTCGAAATTATAAAGAATCAGATGCACAAGCCTTGTGGAAGATTTTTTATCACACGATCCACAATGTGAACATTCGAGACTATTCTCAGGCTCAAGTATCGGCTTGGGCGCCAGACAGATTTGATTTTGCTATATGGCAGCGCAAAATGGATTCTATATTACCCGTCATTGCGGAAATCGATGGTGAAATTGTGGGATATACCGATATTCAAAGTAGCGGTTTGATTGACCATTTCTTTTGTCACCATGAACATCAAGGTAAAGGTATTGGACGCTGTTTGATGGAGCACATCATTGCGGTCGGGAAAGCAAAGGGAATCACTCGATTCTACTCAGAAGTCAGCATTACCGCACGTCCGTTTTATGAGAAGCTTGGCTTTACCGTCGTGAAAGAGCAAACGGTAGAGATGCGTGGCGAAAAGCTCCAGAACTTTGTCATGGAGAAATTTAGCTAA
- a CDS encoding SDR family oxidoreductase, with translation MFCALPENLFLSLFLLKEKTAKTSPSYLPCLTALDIEEHSYMNSKRIALITGANKGIGLQVSRELALLGYTVLIGARSKTLGTEVEKKFTEEGLSAVFVPIDVTDHNTIEAAASLIGKRFGRLDVLINNAGIALDAGMPPSQVSVESLRKTFETNVFGAFAVIQTMLPLLRKSEAGRIVNMSSGLGSLTQNSDPNYEFAHVKPLAYNSSKTAINALTVQFAYELQNTSIKINSADPGFTATDLNNHSGTRTVEQAAQIVVKLASLPESGPTGGFFDENGQVPW, from the coding sequence ATGTTCTGTGCGTTACCCGAAAATCTTTTTTTGTCACTGTTTTTGCTAAAAGAAAAAACTGCAAAAACATCACCAAGCTATTTGCCGTGTCTTACGGCGTTAGACATTGAGGAACATTCATACATGAACTCTAAACGGATCGCACTTATCACTGGAGCAAACAAGGGAATTGGTCTGCAAGTATCACGAGAACTTGCTCTGTTGGGTTATACGGTCCTGATTGGCGCTCGTTCCAAGACCCTTGGGACTGAAGTCGAAAAAAAATTCACCGAAGAGGGTTTAAGCGCTGTGTTTGTTCCGATTGATGTCACCGATCACAACACGATCGAGGCAGCAGCGAGTCTGATTGGAAAGCGTTTTGGCAGACTCGATGTGTTGATCAACAATGCAGGTATTGCTTTAGACGCCGGAATGCCGCCAAGTCAAGTAAGCGTGGAATCACTTCGGAAGACCTTCGAAACAAATGTATTTGGCGCTTTCGCGGTGATACAAACCATGCTTCCGTTACTTCGCAAATCTGAAGCAGGACGAATCGTCAATATGTCATCCGGACTTGGCTCGTTGACACAAAACAGTGATCCAAATTACGAGTTTGCGCATGTAAAACCGCTTGCCTATAACTCATCCAAAACGGCGATCAACGCTTTGACAGTTCAGTTTGCCTATGAGTTACAAAACACATCCATTAAGATCAATTCAGCGGACCCCGGCTTTACCGCGACTGATCTCAATAATCACAGTGGTACACGTACCGTTGAACAGGCCGCACAGATTGTCGTGAAACTTGCGTCTTTGCCAGAATCCGGTCCCACAGGTGGATTTTTTGATGAAAATGGACAGGTACCATGGTGA
- a CDS encoding MOSC domain-containing protein, which yields MAKVISVSKREGHHFSKSVVRSITLIQGEGVEDDGHRGKTVQHRSRVKADPTQPNLRQVHLIHAELFDELHEQGFDIEPAALGENITTCGIDLLSLPKGSLLQFPSGAEVSITGLRNPCPQIENYKKGLLSAVLSRDESGQVVRKAGIMGIVTVGGQVNAGDDIEVVFPHEPFEALERV from the coding sequence TTGGCAAAGGTTATATCGGTCAGTAAAAGAGAAGGTCACCATTTTTCTAAATCGGTGGTGCGATCAATTACCTTAATTCAAGGTGAAGGGGTTGAAGATGATGGACACAGAGGGAAAACCGTCCAGCATCGCTCCAGAGTTAAAGCGGATCCAACTCAGCCAAATTTAAGACAAGTCCACTTGATTCATGCTGAATTATTCGATGAGTTGCACGAGCAGGGATTTGATATCGAACCCGCCGCGTTGGGCGAAAATATCACGACATGCGGCATTGATTTATTATCCCTGCCCAAAGGTTCATTATTACAATTTCCGAGTGGCGCTGAAGTCTCTATCACTGGTCTTCGCAATCCGTGTCCGCAAATAGAAAATTATAAAAAAGGATTATTGTCTGCGGTGCTCAGCCGAGATGAGTCAGGACAGGTGGTCCGTAAGGCCGGTATCATGGGGATTGTGACCGTCGGAGGGCAGGTGAACGCAGGAGATGATATTGAGGTTGTTTTCCCTCATGAGCCATTTGAGGCATTAGAGAGGGTTTAA
- a CDS encoding SAM-dependent methyltransferase, giving the protein MDIPRIFNITESAHRIHNPFTPDKFATLGAALRLSPKDRILDLGSGSGEMLCTWARDYGIVGTGIDMSPLFTTQAQQRAEALSVAHQVKFFHNDAAGYVSDEQVDVAACVGATWIGGGVAGTIELLAKSLRPRGIILIGEPYWRQVPPTEEIAKKCFANSISDFLSLPEFLASIGHLGYDVVEMVLANQDGWDRYEAAKWLTMRRWLEENPNDELAEEIRAKLSTEPVRHATYTREYLGWGVFALMPAIQWRGRTQKN; this is encoded by the coding sequence TTGGACATTCCACGGATTTTCAATATTACAGAAAGCGCACACCGCATCCACAATCCATTCACGCCTGACAAGTTCGCGACTCTCGGTGCTGCGTTACGGCTCTCACCGAAAGACCGCATTCTGGATCTCGGCAGTGGCTCGGGGGAGATGCTTTGTACCTGGGCTCGTGACTACGGTATTGTTGGTACCGGCATCGACATGAGCCCGTTGTTTACGACACAGGCGCAGCAGCGAGCTGAAGCACTTAGCGTTGCCCATCAAGTTAAGTTTTTCCACAACGATGCCGCAGGTTACGTCTCTGACGAGCAAGTTGATGTGGCAGCTTGTGTCGGTGCCACATGGATTGGTGGCGGTGTCGCCGGAACCATCGAACTTCTGGCAAAAAGTTTGCGCCCTCGCGGTATCATTCTGATTGGTGAACCTTACTGGCGACAGGTGCCGCCAACGGAAGAGATCGCCAAAAAGTGTTTTGCTAACTCAATCTCCGATTTTCTCAGTCTGCCAGAGTTTCTTGCGTCGATTGGCCACCTCGGTTATGACGTGGTGGAGATGGTTCTCGCCAATCAAGATGGTTGGGACCGCTACGAAGCGGCCAAGTGGCTCACAATGCGGCGCTGGCTTGAAGAAAACCCTAACGATGAATTGGCTGAAGAGATCCGCGCCAAACTGAGTACAGAGCCTGTACGTCACGCAACCTACACGCGGGAGTATTTGGGGTGGGGGGTGTTTGCGCTAATGCCGGCCATTCAATGGCGTGGGAGAACCCAGAAGAATTAG
- a CDS encoding AraC family transcriptional regulator has translation MNPHHISRINDILFYIHKDISRELSAKTLAEVAAYSEQHFHRVFKQTVGESIHQYIRRTRMEYAANQLMFDPTSSVSEIASNCGFSSASSFSRAFKATFHMYPGQWRQHDMDVAAKPYLKDPEIAAGYQRVATRLLQPAKILDVPDRMAAYVRHTGYNRSIRHAWLVLKAWAESEGRDFSTQFGLHHSNPAWVALDKCRYVACLEIDRPLSFRGVVNQMMIPGGLHAVFHLQGVYGDLLPYISLIMEQWLPTSGFKLRSTPAYVHYQQNHFLHPDEQFELDFYLPVKFF, from the coding sequence GTGAACCCCCATCATATTTCCCGTATCAATGATATTCTTTTTTATATTCATAAAGATATCAGTAGAGAACTGTCAGCCAAGACCCTGGCCGAGGTTGCCGCTTATTCTGAGCAGCATTTTCACCGCGTGTTTAAGCAAACGGTGGGTGAGTCAATTCATCAATACATCCGGCGCACGCGGATGGAGTATGCAGCCAACCAACTGATGTTTGATCCCACGTCATCTGTGTCCGAAATCGCCAGTAACTGCGGTTTCAGTTCGGCATCCTCGTTTAGCCGAGCGTTTAAGGCGACTTTTCATATGTATCCCGGACAGTGGCGACAGCATGATATGGATGTTGCTGCAAAACCTTATCTCAAAGACCCTGAAATAGCGGCCGGATACCAGCGCGTCGCGACTCGCCTGCTCCAACCTGCGAAAATTCTCGATGTGCCGGATCGTATGGCCGCTTATGTGCGGCATACGGGATACAATCGTTCGATTCGCCATGCGTGGTTAGTGCTGAAAGCATGGGCGGAGAGCGAAGGGCGGGATTTTTCCACTCAGTTTGGATTACATCATTCGAATCCTGCTTGGGTCGCATTGGATAAATGTCGTTACGTTGCCTGCCTTGAAATCGACCGACCGCTGTCGTTTCGGGGAGTGGTCAATCAAATGATGATCCCCGGTGGTTTACATGCGGTTTTTCATTTACAGGGCGTCTATGGCGATCTGCTGCCGTATATCAGCCTGATTATGGAACAGTGGTTACCGACTTCAGGGTTTAAGCTGCGCTCGACACCGGCTTATGTTCACTACCAGCAAAATCATTTTCTTCACCCTGATGAACAGTTTGAGTTGGATTTTTATCTGCCGGTGAAGTTTTTTTAA
- a CDS encoding PLP-dependent aminotransferase family protein, with amino-acid sequence MEIAHSLQQTRSSYIREILSAATDKNVISLAGGLPDEQTFPIDLMQPMLGQLAHMPEVFQYGATAGYAPLLDYLHDLYQLPDTHAAMICTGSQQGLDLIARAYFNPQDTIAMEAPSYLGAMQVFNLVQANIVTVPQTEDGPDVALLEQCFQQQKPKAFYAVPDFHNPTGVCWTLAVRQQVAALCCQYNVVLIEDAPYRELRFSGEALPLVSDFCPNHSIVLRSFSKIASPGLRIGVVTGKHTDLEPLIKVKQGADLHSSVPMQALLLGLLQHPDFDQHLQRIRHLYQSRYDCLYTALRQQLPERCHIKPIAGGMFIWLSLPDCDTFALAKAMLEKGVAVVPSPVFYPNAAPSPAALRLNFTNASPEELTEAVKRLVDGLKAYLD; translated from the coding sequence ATGGAAATTGCGCATTCATTACAACAGACCCGTTCATCTTATATTCGGGAAATCCTTAGTGCCGCCACTGATAAAAATGTCATCTCGCTGGCCGGTGGTCTGCCAGACGAGCAGACCTTTCCGATTGACCTGATGCAACCGATGCTGGGGCAACTGGCGCATATGCCGGAAGTCTTTCAATATGGTGCAACCGCTGGTTATGCACCGTTGCTCGACTACCTGCACGATCTGTATCAATTACCCGATACGCACGCTGCCATGATCTGTACCGGGTCACAACAAGGCTTGGATCTGATTGCCAGAGCTTACTTTAACCCTCAAGACACCATTGCGATGGAAGCCCCGAGTTATTTGGGTGCTATGCAGGTTTTCAATTTGGTTCAGGCCAATATTGTCACCGTGCCTCAAACCGAAGACGGCCCGGATGTCGCGTTACTTGAACAGTGCTTTCAGCAACAAAAGCCAAAAGCCTTTTATGCCGTGCCTGATTTCCACAACCCGACCGGCGTCTGCTGGACACTGGCCGTCCGCCAGCAAGTTGCGGCACTTTGCTGCCAATACAACGTTGTTTTGATTGAAGATGCGCCTTATCGAGAGCTACGTTTCAGCGGTGAAGCGCTGCCGCTGGTGTCTGATTTCTGCCCGAATCATTCAATCGTGTTACGTTCATTCTCAAAAATTGCCTCCCCGGGGCTGAGAATTGGCGTAGTCACAGGAAAGCACACCGATCTCGAACCATTAATTAAAGTCAAACAGGGTGCGGATCTACATTCCAGTGTACCAATGCAAGCGCTGCTGCTCGGACTGCTGCAACACCCCGATTTTGATCAACATCTCCAACGGATTCGTCACTTGTATCAGTCACGTTATGACTGTCTGTATACAGCGCTACGTCAACAACTGCCGGAACGTTGTCATATCAAGCCTATCGCTGGCGGCATGTTCATCTGGCTTTCGTTACCGGATTGCGACACCTTTGCGCTGGCAAAAGCAATGTTAGAGAAAGGTGTCGCGGTCGTCCCAAGCCCGGTATTTTATCCCAATGCGGCACCATCGCCGGCAGCATTGCGCTTGAATTTTACCAATGCCAGCCCGGAAGAACTGACCGAAGCCGTCAAACGTTTGGTTGATGGGCTAAAAGCTTATCTGGACTAA
- a CDS encoding NYN domain-containing protein: MKKVLLLVDVQNVYYTTRQAYQRHLNYNKLWAKSTENRQVVKAIAYAIDRGDPKQQEFQNILRAIGFEVKLKPFIQRADGSAKGDWDVGITIDAMEYAADVDIVVLVSGDGDFDVLVKKLSGDKEKWVEVYGVPELTSVTLMQAASQYFPIDAALLMA; this comes from the coding sequence ATGAAAAAAGTTCTGTTACTTGTTGATGTACAAAATGTGTATTACACCACTCGACAAGCCTATCAACGTCACCTGAATTACAACAAATTGTGGGCGAAATCGACTGAAAACAGACAAGTGGTCAAGGCGATTGCTTATGCGATTGACCGGGGAGATCCGAAGCAACAGGAATTTCAGAATATCCTGAGAGCGATCGGTTTTGAGGTCAAACTGAAACCTTTTATTCAACGGGCGGATGGTTCCGCGAAAGGGGACTGGGATGTCGGGATTACCATCGATGCAATGGAGTATGCAGCGGATGTTGATATTGTCGTGTTGGTTTCCGGAGATGGTGACTTTGATGTGTTGGTGAAAAAGTTATCCGGTGACAAAGAGAAATGGGTTGAAGTATATGGTGTCCCGGAGCTGACCTCTGTGACGCTGATGCAAGCGGCCAGTCAATATTTTCCGATTGATGCAGCATTGTTGATGGCATAA
- a CDS encoding glycoside hydrolase family 6 protein — protein MRKRQKQLRLLPLVFALGAALSSVGAQAASCSYSLTNEWDGGFQGVVTITNDESADINGWQIGMKYPAGVVVTQSWSGELSGNNPYYIVNKEWNGTIKQGQSLAVNFMGSRNATSAANVELMGSTCTGGDTPPPNNLPDAVADATPVSGIAPLEVSFSASGSSDADGDALTYVWDFGDGETGTGKDVLHTYTEPGEYTAKLTVSDGTGVDTANVVINVTTESGNTPPVAAMTVTPASGQAPLLVNFDASASSDADNDVLTYIWDFGDGATGSGVTTSHTYADPGKYTVSLIVSDGMDTSKIVKTVNVTDDDVPPTVERVDNPFRDATWYVNPEWSALAASEPGGSAIADQNTGVWLDRIGAIEGTDSKMGLRAHLDEALEQGANLFTVVVYDLPNRDCKALASNGELLISRGDIVRYKNEFIDPIAEIFADPKYQSIRIAAVIEIDSLPNLVTNLDIPKCAEANGPGGYREGITYALNKFAPIKNVYSYIDAAHSGWLGWDSNFDPAITLISNVIKGTDASWDSVAGFVTNTANYSPLVETYLPNPDKNVGGGPIRSADFYEWNPNFDEKDYAIEFRKRMITKGAPTTIGMLIDTGRNGWGGPERPTHVSSSSDKNTYVDESRIDRRYHRGNWCNQPSGIGYKPWADPYAGVDAFVWVKPPGESDGISEPDFQPDPDDPAKQYDAMCDPDKMSTSAPLPTGAMDNAPHAGRWYSAGFQYLLENAYPPVDQPAGPPAE, from the coding sequence ATGAGGAAAAGGCAGAAACAACTCCGGTTGTTACCGCTGGTCTTTGCACTGGGGGCGGCATTGTCGTCAGTTGGTGCACAAGCTGCATCCTGTTCGTATTCATTAACCAATGAATGGGACGGCGGATTTCAAGGTGTTGTCACCATCACGAATGACGAAAGTGCCGATATTAATGGCTGGCAAATCGGGATGAAATACCCAGCTGGCGTGGTGGTCACACAATCTTGGAGTGGCGAACTTTCAGGGAATAACCCCTATTACATTGTGAACAAAGAGTGGAACGGAACGATTAAACAAGGCCAAAGCTTGGCTGTTAACTTTATGGGAAGCCGCAACGCGACCAGTGCCGCGAATGTCGAATTAATGGGTTCAACCTGTACTGGCGGCGACACCCCACCACCCAATAACTTACCTGACGCAGTTGCTGATGCGACACCGGTCTCCGGTATTGCGCCACTCGAAGTCAGCTTCAGTGCCAGTGGCTCAAGCGACGCTGACGGGGATGCGTTAACCTACGTCTGGGATTTCGGTGATGGTGAAACCGGTACAGGCAAAGATGTACTACATACCTACACTGAACCCGGTGAGTACACCGCGAAACTAACCGTCAGTGATGGCACAGGCGTCGATACTGCCAATGTAGTGATCAATGTCACGACCGAATCCGGCAATACCCCCCCTGTGGCAGCGATGACTGTGACACCGGCATCCGGGCAAGCACCGTTACTGGTTAACTTTGATGCATCTGCGTCAAGCGATGCAGATAACGATGTTCTCACCTATATCTGGGACTTCGGTGATGGCGCAACCGGTTCAGGCGTGACTACGTCACACACATATGCCGATCCCGGTAAATATACGGTCTCGCTCATTGTCAGCGACGGCATGGATACCAGCAAAATTGTCAAAACCGTCAATGTCACCGATGATGATGTCCCGCCAACCGTTGAACGTGTGGACAACCCATTCCGTGATGCAACTTGGTATGTCAACCCTGAGTGGTCTGCGTTAGCCGCATCAGAACCGGGCGGTAGCGCAATCGCTGACCAAAACACAGGGGTCTGGCTCGATCGCATTGGTGCGATTGAAGGGACAGACAGCAAAATGGGTCTGCGGGCACACTTAGATGAAGCTCTCGAGCAAGGCGCAAATCTGTTCACTGTGGTGGTATATGACTTACCAAACCGTGACTGTAAAGCTCTGGCATCGAATGGTGAGTTGCTCATTTCCAGAGGCGACATCGTTCGCTATAAAAATGAGTTTATCGACCCAATTGCAGAAATCTTTGCCGATCCGAAATATCAGAGCATCCGTATTGCTGCGGTTATCGAGATTGACTCTTTGCCAAACCTCGTCACCAATCTGGACATTCCAAAATGTGCAGAAGCAAATGGCCCTGGCGGCTATCGTGAAGGGATCACCTACGCACTGAATAAGTTCGCACCAATCAAAAACGTGTATTCATACATTGATGCGGCTCACTCAGGTTGGCTAGGCTGGGATAGTAACTTTGATCCGGCGATTACCCTGATTTCCAACGTGATCAAAGGCACCGATGCAAGCTGGGATAGTGTTGCTGGTTTCGTGACCAACACCGCCAACTACAGTCCGTTGGTTGAAACCTACCTTCCAAATCCAGACAAGAATGTCGGTGGCGGCCCGATTCGAAGTGCCGATTTCTATGAATGGAACCCGAACTTTGATGAGAAAGACTATGCGATTGAATTCCGTAAACGGATGATAACCAAAGGGGCACCAACCACCATCGGGATGTTGATTGATACGGGTCGCAACGGCTGGGGTGGTCCTGAACGACCAACACATGTCAGTTCTTCATCGGATAAGAACACCTATGTTGATGAATCACGGATCGATCGTCGTTATCACCGTGGTAACTGGTGTAACCAACCGAGTGGTATTGGCTACAAACCATGGGCTGACCCTTATGCCGGCGTTGATGCTTTTGTTTGGGTGAAACCACCGGGTGAATCCGATGGTATCTCTGAACCAGACTTCCAGCCTGATCCAGATGACCCAGCGAAGCAATACGATGCAATGTGTGACCCAGATAAAATGAGCACTTCTGCACCACTCCCCACTGGGGCAATGGATAATGCACCACACGCAGGTCGCTGGTACTCCGCAGGGTTCCAATATCTGTTGGAGAATGCATATCCACCGGTTGATCAGCCAGCAGGTCCCCCAGCTGAGTAA
- the cydB gene encoding cytochrome d ubiquinol oxidase subunit II, which translates to MLFGWNRIGNKLHFFATSMVALGILMPFVNNERHKDVMVNSVAPVWDGNETWIVLGGAALFGAFPLAYSVIIEALTIPLTLMLIALIFRGVAFEFRFKAVANHLQFWDRSFMVGSIGTTFFQGIVVGAVIQGFDVENRVFVGGQLDWITPFPIFCGFALIATYALLGSTWLIMKTEGELQRSMFAFTHKALLAVVVALVMVSVWTPLEFPAIATRWFSTPNLFYLLPIPVITGLVCLKMADAVKKHQERSPFVMALIIIILGFAGLGISIWPNIIPPNISIWEAAAPASSQRFMLYGAVLILPMILAYTFWSYSVFTGKVKEGEAYH; encoded by the coding sequence ATGCTATTCGGCTGGAACCGTATCGGTAACAAGCTACATTTCTTTGCAACCTCGATGGTTGCCCTCGGTATCCTGATGCCGTTTGTCAACAATGAAAGACACAAAGATGTGATGGTCAATTCAGTCGCCCCAGTCTGGGACGGTAACGAAACTTGGATTGTACTTGGCGGTGCTGCGCTGTTCGGGGCATTTCCTCTCGCATATTCGGTGATTATTGAAGCGTTAACGATTCCATTAACACTGATGCTCATTGCTTTAATTTTCCGCGGTGTCGCATTTGAATTTCGATTTAAAGCGGTGGCAAACCATCTGCAATTTTGGGATCGTTCATTCATGGTCGGTTCAATCGGTACGACGTTCTTCCAAGGGATCGTGGTCGGGGCGGTGATTCAGGGCTTTGATGTTGAAAACCGTGTTTTCGTCGGCGGACAGCTGGATTGGATCACACCATTCCCGATTTTCTGCGGTTTCGCACTGATCGCAACCTATGCCCTACTCGGCAGTACATGGCTCATCATGAAAACTGAAGGTGAGTTACAACGCTCGATGTTCGCTTTCACCCATAAAGCCCTGCTTGCAGTCGTCGTAGCGTTGGTGATGGTTAGTGTATGGACCCCCCTTGAATTTCCGGCAATTGCGACGCGTTGGTTCTCAACACCCAATTTGTTCTATTTGCTGCCAATTCCGGTCATCACCGGTCTGGTCTGTTTGAAAATGGCCGATGCCGTTAAAAAACACCAAGAACGGAGTCCGTTCGTGATGGCGCTGATCATCATCATTCTTGGCTTTGCCGGGCTTGGTATCAGTATCTGGCCAAATATCATTCCACCGAATATTTCTATCTGGGAAGCCGCGGCACCAGCCAGTAGCCAGCGCTTCATGTTGTACGGCGCTGTCTTGATTTTACCGATGATCCTCGCTTACACATTCTGGAGCTACTCAGTCTTCACCGGCAAAGTGAAAGAAGGTGAAGCGTACCACTAA
- a CDS encoding DUF2474 domain-containing protein yields MKIKRGIEQWAWMIGIWALSVVALGAVSMGFRLLMTAAGFKS; encoded by the coding sequence ATGAAGATTAAACGTGGCATTGAACAATGGGCTTGGATGATTGGCATCTGGGCACTGAGTGTGGTGGCATTAGGGGCCGTATCGATGGGCTTTCGTCTGTTAATGACTGCCGCAGGATTCAAGTCTTAA